Proteins from one Gimesia maris genomic window:
- a CDS encoding DUF58 domain-containing protein, producing the protein MLPEAISRISRLEIRARTIVEGFLSGLHRSPFFGQSVEFAQHREYAPGDDVRNIDWKVWSKTDKYYIKQYEEDTNLQTTLLVDVSESMQFGTGPLSKYEYGCTAAAALAFLLLKQQDAVGMVTFDDGIRNRVPALSKRNHLNALLTALASEKPAKKTDIYDVLKEVAETRSQKGTIILISDLFVDRESLFKGLRLLQYRGHDLMLLHILDDQELDFDYSGTTRFEGMEEAGELVCDPRSLRDGYLKAMHEFLNEIRRRCAKNKFDYQTIRTSEYLDAALAHYLNHRIGMQQSIRQ; encoded by the coding sequence TTGCTGCCTGAGGCAATCTCTCGCATTTCCCGTCTGGAAATTCGAGCACGCACGATCGTCGAGGGGTTCCTGTCGGGTTTACACCGCAGTCCCTTCTTCGGGCAATCTGTCGAATTCGCTCAACACCGGGAGTACGCCCCCGGTGATGATGTGCGAAATATCGACTGGAAGGTCTGGTCCAAAACAGATAAATACTACATCAAGCAGTATGAGGAAGACACCAACCTGCAAACCACACTGCTGGTGGATGTCAGTGAGTCCATGCAGTTCGGAACCGGTCCGTTATCTAAATATGAATACGGCTGTACGGCAGCGGCGGCCCTCGCATTTCTCCTGCTCAAACAGCAGGATGCAGTAGGGATGGTCACTTTTGACGACGGAATTCGCAACCGCGTTCCCGCGTTAAGTAAACGAAATCACCTGAATGCTCTGCTGACGGCGCTGGCCTCTGAAAAACCAGCAAAAAAAACTGACATTTATGACGTATTGAAAGAAGTGGCAGAAACGCGCTCGCAAAAAGGCACAATTATCCTCATATCCGATTTATTCGTTGACAGAGAGAGTCTGTTCAAAGGATTACGTCTACTGCAGTATCGCGGTCATGATCTGATGCTGCTGCATATCCTGGATGACCAGGAACTGGATTTTGATTATAGCGGAACAACACGATTTGAAGGCATGGAAGAAGCGGGAGAACTGGTGTGTGACCCCCGTTCTTTACGGGACGGTTATCTCAAAGCCATGCATGAATTTTTAAATGAAATCAGAAGACGTTGTGCCAAAAATAAATTTGACTACCAGACAATCCGGACCAGCGAATATCTCGATGCTGCGTTGGCCCACTACTTGAATCATCGCATCGGAATGCAGCAATCCATCCGACAATAA
- a CDS encoding AAA family ATPase has translation MSEVKQDTSDSSEFEITQESIDKLSSAYRQIHGQISKVIVGQDDVIEQLLIALFSRGHCLLEGVPGLAKTLMISTLAQTLSMSFSRIQFTPDLMPADITGTDVLQENRETGEREFRFIPGPLFHNVVLADEINRTPPKTQAALLEAMQEHQVSVGQTRHLLNDPFFVLATQNPIEQEGTYSLPEAQQDRFMFKVYVRYPSFQEERQIARQTTSDSKNTIEHVLNAVDVLEIQKIVRQVPVSDHVIDYALALVRQTRVNEPGTPEFVNEWLSWGAGPRAVQNLLLGGKTRALLNGHTHVSTEDISALAAPVLRHRIVTNFSAESEGITSDRVIERLIEETPSKEGELTSDPRLQKIFAA, from the coding sequence ATGTCGGAAGTGAAACAAGATACCTCTGACTCTTCTGAGTTTGAAATCACTCAGGAGTCAATTGATAAACTGAGCTCTGCGTACCGACAGATCCACGGGCAGATCTCAAAAGTCATCGTGGGTCAGGATGATGTGATTGAGCAGTTGCTGATTGCCTTATTCAGCCGAGGGCACTGTCTGCTGGAAGGGGTTCCCGGTCTGGCGAAAACCCTGATGATCAGTACGCTGGCCCAGACACTTTCCATGTCGTTCAGCCGCATCCAGTTCACCCCGGACCTGATGCCCGCGGATATCACCGGAACCGATGTGCTGCAGGAGAACCGGGAAACGGGAGAACGGGAGTTTCGCTTCATCCCGGGTCCTTTATTCCATAACGTGGTTCTGGCGGATGAAATCAACCGTACGCCTCCCAAAACTCAGGCCGCGCTGCTGGAAGCGATGCAGGAACACCAGGTGAGTGTCGGTCAGACCCGCCATCTGCTGAATGATCCCTTCTTTGTACTGGCGACACAAAACCCGATTGAACAGGAAGGCACGTACTCACTGCCAGAAGCACAACAGGACCGCTTCATGTTCAAGGTTTATGTCCGGTATCCTTCCTTCCAGGAAGAACGTCAGATTGCCCGGCAGACGACATCTGATTCCAAAAATACAATCGAACATGTATTGAATGCAGTCGATGTCCTGGAGATTCAGAAGATTGTCAGGCAGGTTCCGGTCTCGGATCATGTGATTGATTATGCCCTGGCTCTGGTCCGACAGACCCGCGTGAACGAACCGGGTACCCCCGAGTTTGTGAACGAATGGCTGAGCTGGGGCGCAGGACCGCGTGCCGTTCAAAACCTGTTGCTCGGCGGAAAAACACGTGCGTTGCTCAATGGTCATACTCACGTCTCGACAGAAGATATCAGTGCCCTGGCTGCACCGGTATTACGACATCGAATCGTGACCAATTTCTCTGCTGAATCGGAAGGGATTACCTCGGATCGTGTGATTGAGCGATTGATTGAAGAGACACCGTCTAAGGAAGGCGAACTGACCAGTGACCCAAGATTACAGAAAATTTTTGCTGCCTGA